In a single window of the Luteolibacter yonseiensis genome:
- a CDS encoding sulfotransferase family 2 domain-containing protein: MQGILCSKHSIGYLPLPKVANTSLKHAMFMLENGVRFSSAATGVPHIHHYYRHNSVEIDKAAFRFVVIRDPIKRFLSAYSNRVIHHRELSEEKVRLLADKKKRLKIKPGDFELDPDLSTFIRHLEKYQKIPSILIHTRPQSSLVTDLGFFSKVYRIESMDELGDDLSEITNHAVPIRHSQSGGPKIDVSSLAASELEKLRRYYQEDYRLLSRFYSFDDIREKWAGKHSP, from the coding sequence ATGCAAGGCATCCTCTGCTCCAAGCATTCCATTGGCTACCTGCCTTTGCCGAAAGTTGCGAACACCTCCCTCAAGCATGCGATGTTCATGTTGGAGAACGGCGTGAGATTCTCCAGCGCGGCCACCGGCGTGCCCCATATTCATCATTACTACAGACACAACTCCGTGGAAATCGACAAGGCCGCATTCCGCTTTGTTGTGATCAGGGATCCTATCAAGCGCTTCCTCTCCGCCTACTCGAACAGGGTCATCCACCATCGGGAGCTTTCAGAAGAAAAGGTCCGCTTGTTGGCGGACAAGAAAAAACGTCTGAAAATCAAGCCTGGGGACTTCGAGCTGGATCCGGACCTGAGCACCTTCATCAGGCACTTGGAGAAATATCAAAAAATCCCTTCCATCCTCATTCACACGCGCCCTCAGTCCTCACTTGTCACCGACCTTGGCTTTTTTTCAAAAGTCTATCGCATCGAATCCATGGATGAGCTCGGCGATGATCTCTCTGAAATAACAAATCACGCGGTTCCGATCCGCCACTCGCAATCCGGAGGTCCCAAAATCGATGTTTCCAGCCTCGCCGCTTCGGAACTTGAAAAGCTACGCCGGTACTATCAGGAAGACTATCGGCTGTTGAGCAGATTCTATTCTTTTGACGACATCCGGGAGAAATGGGCCGGCAAACACAGTCCTTGA